TTTAGGGTTAGGGCTTATGATATTAGATTCACTTTCCAACATCAATCAATATGCTTCTTTGCATCCTTTATTTGTAAAAGCAATTGAATACATCAACAATACAGATTTACATGCTGCAGAGGTTGGCAAATACGATATTGCAGAAGGTTTAAAAGCTATTTACTCTGACAAAAAAGGAGTAACAGCTGAAGAAAGTAATGCCAAATTTGAGTGCCACGATAAAAACATTGATATTCAGATTTGCATAAGAGGCAAAGAAACAATCGGTTATAAACCCCGTAGTACCTGCAAACAATTGAAAGGAGAATACAACGCAGAAAAAGATGTAAGCTATTATGCAGATGCACCCGATACTTATTTTCAGTTAACAGATAATCAATTTACCATCTTTTATCCG
This genomic window from Thermococcus sp. MAR1 contains:
- a CDS encoding YhcH/YjgK/YiaL family protein, translating into LGLGLMILDSLSNINQYASLHPLFVKAIEYINNTDLHAAEVGKYDIAEGLKAIYSDKKGVTAEESNAKFECHDKNIDIQICIRGKETIGYKPRSTCKQLKGEYNAEKDVSYYADAPDTYFQLTDNQFTIFYP